The following proteins are co-located in the Bacteroidota bacterium genome:
- the cadA gene encoding cadmium-translocating P-type ATPase: MADKNEHITLNVEGMTCSNCALSITRTLAKHGLSNVDTNFSTGEVTFDIIEGKDKLDEAVNTINKLGYKVIEKKETDKKGLSLIEKKLYFSLIFTVPLFFSHMILSHNHFLNDPWVQLVLCIPVFILGVLHFGKSAWGSLKAGIPNMDVLIVIGTSAAFLYSLAGTIMYFGTHQVHDYIFYETAGMIISLVLLGSVMEYKSVKQTTTAINELSKMQVLTAKKITRKNEKEQINEIAYHEINRDDVLMVNTGDKIPVDGQVISGTASVDESMITGESFPVDKQKDSLVIGGTILVNGNIRMVAQKVGRETMLSQIIELVKNAQLKRPAIQKLGDKISAVFVPIVVLIALATFFIWFFIVGVTLSTALMTSIAVLVISCPCAMGLATPTAVMVGIGRAAKNGILIKGGSTLEEISKIKTVVFDKTGTLTTGNFSIKKIIPIEDANENEILNLLYSLEIHSSHPIARSVVESLKSKANVIDFKEVSELKGMGIKATDFTGNNYFLGGAHAIPHLGEDENYNLYLTKNDKLIAAVDIEDEIKQNAALLIQTLKEKNIQTVLLSGDKKEKCESLAKTLGIEKVYSEQLPQQKLDIIDELMKTGYVAMVGDGVNDAPALAKATVGISLGNATQVAIQSAQVILLKGNDLMLVDKALNVGKHSVITIKQNLFWAFFYNILAIPIAAMGFLSPVIAALAMAFSDVIVVGNSIRLKSKKIF, translated from the coding sequence ATGGCAGATAAAAACGAACATATAACACTCAACGTGGAGGGCATGACCTGCTCTAATTGTGCTTTATCAATTACGCGTACCCTTGCAAAACACGGTTTATCAAATGTAGATACAAATTTTAGCACGGGTGAAGTTACATTTGACATTATTGAAGGAAAAGACAAATTAGATGAGGCGGTTAATACAATTAACAAACTGGGTTACAAAGTAATTGAGAAGAAAGAAACGGATAAAAAAGGCCTTTCTTTGATAGAGAAAAAACTTTATTTCAGTTTGATTTTTACTGTTCCCTTGTTTTTTTCACACATGATTCTTTCCCATAATCATTTTTTAAATGATCCCTGGGTTCAGCTTGTACTTTGTATTCCTGTTTTTATTTTGGGTGTTTTACATTTTGGAAAAAGTGCTTGGGGTTCTCTTAAAGCAGGAATTCCAAATATGGATGTATTAATAGTTATTGGAACTTCAGCTGCCTTTTTATATAGCCTTGCCGGAACCATTATGTATTTTGGCACCCACCAGGTTCATGATTATATTTTTTACGAAACAGCTGGAATGATTATTTCCCTTGTTCTTCTTGGAAGCGTAATGGAATACAAATCGGTAAAACAAACAACAACGGCTATTAATGAACTTAGCAAAATGCAGGTTTTAACAGCAAAGAAAATAACAAGAAAAAACGAAAAGGAACAAATAAATGAAATAGCATACCATGAAATAAACAGGGATGATGTGTTAATGGTTAATACTGGTGATAAAATTCCAGTTGACGGTCAAGTAATATCAGGAACAGCCTCTGTTGATGAATCCATGATAACAGGAGAGAGTTTTCCAGTAGACAAGCAAAAGGATTCCCTGGTTATTGGTGGAACAATTTTGGTTAATGGAAATATCCGGATGGTAGCACAAAAAGTTGGTCGTGAAACAATGTTATCGCAAATTATAGAATTGGTGAAAAATGCCCAATTAAAACGTCCTGCCATTCAAAAGTTAGGGGATAAGATTAGTGCTGTATTTGTTCCAATTGTCGTATTAATTGCCCTTGCAACATTCTTTATATGGTTTTTCATTGTAGGGGTTACACTCTCCACTGCTCTAATGACAAGCATAGCCGTTTTGGTTATTTCCTGCCCATGTGCTATGGGGCTTGCAACTCCCACTGCCGTAATGGTAGGAATAGGAAGAGCTGCAAAAAATGGAATATTGATAAAAGGAGGAAGCACACTTGAAGAAATTTCAAAAATAAAAACTGTAGTTTTTGATAAAACCGGAACGCTTACAACAGGCAATTTTAGTATAAAAAAAATAATTCCAATTGAGGACGCTAATGAAAATGAAATACTAAATTTATTGTATAGCCTTGAAATCCATTCCTCTCACCCTATTGCCCGATCAGTTGTGGAAAGTTTAAAAAGCAAGGCGAATGTTATCGATTTTAAAGAGGTGTCCGAATTAAAGGGAATGGGAATAAAAGCAACAGATTTTACCGGAAATAATTATTTTTTAGGAGGAGCTCATGCAATCCCTCATTTGGGGGAGGATGAAAATTACAACCTTTACCTTACTAAAAATGACAAGCTAATTGCCGCGGTTGACATTGAGGATGAAATAAAACAAAATGCGGCTCTACTAATTCAAACATTAAAAGAAAAAAATATTCAAACAGTATTGTTAAGTGGTGATAAGAAAGAAAAATGTGAATCCTTGGCAAAAACATTGGGTATTGAGAAAGTATACAGTGAACAATTGCCCCAACAAAAACTTGATATTATTGATGAATTAATGAAAACAGGATATGTTGCCATGGTTGGCGATGGAGTAAATGATGCTCCCGCTTTGGCAAAGGCAACTGTTGGTATTTCTCTTGGCAATGCTACCCAGGTTGCAATACAATCAGCACAAGTTATATTGCTAAAAGGTAATGATTTAATGTTGGTGGATAAAGCATTAAATGTTGGGAAACATTCTGTAATAACTATCAAGCAAAATTTATTCTGGGCTTTTTTCTATAATATACTAGCTATTCCTATAGCCGCAATGGGCTTTTTAAGCCCTGTTATTGCAGCACTGGCAATGGCTTTTTCCGATGTTATTGTTGTTGGAAATTCCATAAGACTAAAATCCAAAAAGATCTTTTAA